In the genome of Christensenella timonensis, one region contains:
- a CDS encoding N-acetylmuramoyl-L-alanine amidase, producing the protein MKKRIIAIVCMIVLAAMLMACAAQGTQPPETPVPSAQGSPGTAAQLPTVLPTQTATPTPEPTPTPDPTLKIGVESEAVMALQKRLSELGYLKIDEFTTKYGPATQRAVTLFQKQNALSADGIAGEQTLSRIYADDAKECTLPLSGIVIGIDPGHQAKGNSATEPQAPDSPVKKAKVSSGADGKNTGTPEYKVTLAVGLKLRDLLEENGAEVVMTRESSDVDISNKQRAQLFNDAGVDLAVRLHCDGVDDSSVHGALMLVPSGPYTEGIAGQSRAAGEAILSAFVDETGAKNRGISERDDQTGFNWSSVPVCNMEMGCLSNGNEEELLISDDYQQKCAQGVLQGILDYFA; encoded by the coding sequence ATGAAAAAACGGATAATCGCGATCGTATGCATGATAGTATTGGCGGCTATGCTTATGGCATGCGCCGCTCAGGGGACGCAGCCGCCCGAAACGCCTGTTCCCAGCGCACAGGGTTCCCCGGGTACGGCGGCGCAGCTTCCGACAGTTTTGCCCACGCAGACGGCAACGCCGACGCCTGAACCGACCCCGACCCCCGACCCGACACTCAAAATCGGAGTAGAGAGCGAGGCGGTCATGGCACTGCAAAAGCGGCTTTCCGAGCTTGGATACCTCAAAATAGACGAATTTACCACGAAATATGGCCCGGCGACGCAAAGGGCTGTGACGCTGTTCCAAAAGCAGAACGCTCTGAGCGCGGACGGGATTGCGGGGGAGCAGACGCTTTCGCGTATTTATGCGGACGACGCAAAGGAATGTACGCTGCCGCTTTCGGGTATCGTGATCGGCATAGACCCGGGACACCAGGCAAAGGGAAATTCGGCAACGGAGCCGCAGGCGCCGGATTCGCCGGTGAAAAAAGCAAAAGTCTCTTCGGGCGCGGACGGAAAGAACACGGGAACGCCGGAATATAAGGTCACGCTGGCGGTGGGGCTTAAGCTGCGGGACTTGCTGGAAGAAAACGGAGCGGAAGTGGTGATGACGCGCGAAAGCTCGGACGTCGATATTTCCAACAAACAGCGCGCACAGCTTTTTAATGACGCGGGGGTCGACCTCGCCGTCAGGTTGCACTGCGACGGGGTGGACGATTCTTCGGTACACGGCGCGCTCATGCTCGTTCCCAGCGGGCCGTACACGGAAGGGATCGCGGGGCAAAGCCGCGCGGCGGGCGAGGCGATCCTGAGTGCGTTCGTTGATGAGACAGGCGCGAAAAACCGCGGGATAAGCGAGCGGGACGACCAGACGGGCTTTAATTGGAGCAGCGTGCCCGTATGCAATATGGAGATGGGCTGCCTTTCCAACGGCAATGAAGAAGAATTGTTGATTTCAGACGATTACCAGCAGAAGTGCGCACAGGGCGTATTGCAGGGAATACTGGATTATTTCGCATAA
- a CDS encoding glutamate-5-semialdehyde dehydrogenase, giving the protein MGSVLKVAQAAKDAKTAMNKLSTIEKNKILEAMAQGLLNHTEFILKQNMLDVEAAKEKGRTSALIDRLALTKARIQDMAQGLRDVAALADPVGEIIHGTKRPNGLMITKKRVPLGVVGIIYEARPNVTADAIGLCLKTSNAVVLKGGSEAIHSNSAVADVMVQAGEVAGLPKGAVGLIRDVSRSAVTEMMKLNDLIDVLIPRGGAGLIQSVVQNATVPVIETGTGNCHIYVDDSADLNMAAQITVNAKTTRPAVCNAAESLLVHADVAAGFLPKVFADLKKEGVEIRGCEVSQKYGAIPATQEDYETEFLDYIISVKVVRDVDEAIAHINKYSTGHSEAIITNDYKNAERFKDEVDSAAVYVNASTRFTDGFEFGFGAEIGISTQKLHARGPMGLEELTTVKYVIDGDGQIR; this is encoded by the coding sequence ATGGGTTCGGTGTTAAAGGTCGCGCAGGCGGCGAAAGACGCAAAAACGGCGATGAACAAGCTCTCGACCATCGAAAAAAACAAGATTCTGGAAGCGATGGCGCAGGGGCTTTTAAACCATACGGAATTTATATTAAAGCAGAATATGCTGGACGTGGAAGCGGCGAAGGAAAAGGGCCGTACTTCGGCGCTCATCGACAGGCTTGCACTCACCAAGGCGCGTATACAGGATATGGCGCAAGGGCTTCGGGACGTGGCGGCGCTTGCCGACCCGGTCGGAGAGATCATACATGGGACAAAACGCCCCAATGGCCTTATGATCACAAAAAAGCGCGTGCCGCTGGGCGTTGTGGGTATTATTTATGAAGCGCGCCCGAACGTGACGGCGGACGCGATCGGCTTGTGCCTGAAAACGTCCAACGCGGTCGTTTTAAAGGGCGGCAGCGAGGCGATCCATTCCAATTCCGCAGTGGCGGACGTAATGGTACAGGCGGGCGAGGTCGCAGGGCTGCCCAAAGGCGCGGTGGGACTGATCCGCGACGTATCGCGCAGCGCAGTCACGGAAATGATGAAGTTAAACGACCTGATCGACGTGCTCATCCCGCGCGGCGGTGCGGGACTGATCCAATCTGTGGTACAGAACGCGACAGTTCCGGTCATCGAAACCGGTACGGGGAACTGCCACATTTATGTCGATGATTCGGCAGACCTCAATATGGCGGCACAGATCACCGTAAACGCGAAAACGACGCGCCCGGCCGTATGCAACGCGGCGGAGAGCCTGCTCGTGCATGCTGACGTGGCGGCAGGATTCCTGCCCAAAGTGTTTGCAGACCTCAAAAAAGAGGGCGTGGAAATCCGCGGCTGCGAGGTCAGCCAGAAATATGGCGCGATTCCGGCTACGCAGGAGGATTACGAGACGGAATTCCTCGATTATATCATTTCGGTGAAGGTCGTGCGGGATGTGGACGAGGCGATCGCCCATATCAACAAATACAGCACGGGCCATTCGGAGGCGATCATCACCAACGATTATAAGAATGCGGAGAGGTTCAAGGACGAAGTGGACAGCGCGGCGGTATATGTCAACGCGAGCACGCGTTTTACAGACGGGTTTGAATTCGGTTTTGGCGCGGAGATCGGCATTTCCACGCAGAAGCTGCACGCGCGCGGGCCGATGGGGCTTGAAGAATTGACGACGGTAAAATATGTGATAGACGGTGACGGGCAGATCCGTTAA
- a CDS encoding HdeD family acid-resistance protein: MDNQDLIPEMDFEPEELAKRVKQHRIAGVIVAVCLIAMGLLMVFLPFLGSVSINNTLGLGVLLLGVYELIIYFRTAAAYRNAATLVSGFILAIMGAVILVLSLGDPASQIAMMNIFTIVLGFVTIYRGFLQMFACRRFRSLDEKDTGWLSTSGVLNIILGIIIVVVPFTGWLTSAVVIGIYLAIAGVALLTEAMAGKTAVNKR; this comes from the coding sequence ATGGATAACCAGGATTTGATACCGGAAATGGATTTTGAACCGGAAGAGCTTGCAAAGCGCGTCAAGCAGCACAGGATCGCGGGCGTGATTGTGGCGGTGTGCCTGATCGCGATGGGGCTTTTGATGGTTTTCCTGCCGTTTTTGGGAAGTGTGAGCATCAACAACACCTTAGGCCTTGGCGTACTGCTTCTGGGCGTTTACGAGCTGATCATTTATTTCCGCACGGCCGCTGCATACCGCAACGCGGCAACGCTGGTAAGCGGATTTATCCTCGCCATTATGGGTGCGGTCATCCTTGTGCTTTCGCTGGGCGACCCGGCGAGCCAGATCGCGATGATGAACATCTTTACCATCGTGCTTGGATTCGTGACCATCTACCGCGGATTTTTGCAGATGTTCGCATGCAGGCGTTTTCGGAGCCTCGATGAAAAGGATACGGGCTGGCTTTCGACCAGCGGGGTACTCAATATCATCCTTGGAATCATCATCGTCGTGGTGCCGTTTACGGGCTGGCTTACATCCGCAGTGGTGATCGGCATTTACCTTGCGATCGCGGGCGTGGCGCTCCTTACCGAGGCGATGGCCGGAAAGACGGCGGTCAATAAAAGGTAA
- a CDS encoding helix-turn-helix domain-containing protein: protein MILQRLEDLRIDHDLSQRQVGEILKCNRNVYGRYERGERDIPVWAVIKLAAHYGVSTDYILGLTDDPRPYPRAKHAR from the coding sequence ATGATTTTGCAAAGATTGGAAGATTTAAGGATAGACCATGATTTATCTCAGCGTCAGGTTGGTGAAATTCTGAAATGCAATCGTAATGTCTATGGGCGATATGAACGCGGCGAAAGAGATATACCCGTTTGGGCTGTAATTAAGCTGGCGGCACACTATGGCGTGAGCACGGACTACATTTTAGGCCTGACGGACGACCCAAGGCCGTATCCGCGCGCGAAGCACGCGCGCTAA
- a CDS encoding magnesium transporter CorA family protein, translating to MLYEITNGIMTQTDAVGGKKEAEYVSVSTIKEFSAHITDIPRQTLLAALENPSIRFESYDDFDLLCIPFYEFEHRLKDSPPVYIFLRAGRLHFVCDQCEELASLLDRFAHTNKGEASVGRLVCAFFEYILDDDLASLDRIEEQIGDLEDDVLTDKQGNITKSIIDRRKHLMVIMRYYEQLLNILESLSMNEKRLFSKSSVRFLNIIYGKTQRLYDKTKSLREYVSEIREAYQAEVDLRMNNIMKILTIITMIFMPLTLIVGWYGMNLKMPEYAAPFAYPVVIVISLMIVILSIAFFKKQKWF from the coding sequence ATGTTATACGAAATCACCAACGGGATCATGACCCAAACAGACGCGGTCGGCGGCAAAAAAGAGGCGGAATACGTTTCCGTGTCCACTATCAAGGAATTTTCCGCCCATATCACGGATATTCCGCGCCAGACGCTGCTTGCCGCCCTCGAAAACCCGTCTATCCGCTTTGAATCCTACGATGATTTCGATTTGCTGTGCATCCCCTTTTACGAATTTGAGCACCGCTTAAAGGACAGTCCGCCCGTTTACATTTTCCTGCGTGCCGGCCGCCTGCATTTCGTGTGCGACCAGTGCGAAGAGCTGGCTTCGCTGCTTGACCGCTTCGCGCATACCAATAAAGGCGAAGCGAGCGTCGGGCGGCTGGTGTGCGCGTTTTTTGAGTATATTCTGGACGACGACCTGGCCTCCCTCGACAGGATCGAAGAACAGATTGGCGACTTAGAGGACGACGTACTGACGGATAAGCAGGGCAACATCACCAAAAGTATCATCGACAGGCGCAAACACCTGATGGTGATCATGCGCTATTATGAGCAGCTTTTGAATATACTGGAATCCCTTTCCATGAACGAAAAGCGTCTGTTCAGCAAAAGCTCCGTGCGCTTTTTGAACATTATCTACGGCAAAACGCAGCGCCTTTACGACAAAACAAAAAGCCTGCGCGAATACGTTTCGGAAATCCGCGAGGCTTACCAGGCCGAGGTCGACCTGCGCATGAACAATATCATGAAGATACTCACCATCATCACCATGATTTTCATGCCCTTGACGCTCATCGTCGGCTGGTACGGCATGAACCTGAAAATGCCCGAATACGCCGCGCCGTTTGCCTATCCCGTCGTGATCGTCATCAGCCTGATGATCGTCATTTTAAGTATTGCGTTCTTCAAAAAACAAAAGTGGTTTTAG